The following are encoded together in the Pseudomonas maumuensis genome:
- a CDS encoding LuxR family transcriptional regulator: MQAKVAELNSRLASDDSLDEQMDSVADLAAQLGFDALVYDYSPVPLDHTGELITPAVVRLRQTPKDWQDLWCSEGFYQIDPVQQVAVSSIGPFVWSYLPKGETVLQRLIDRRHAPVVGYLHDAQLTCGVTVPIHLPRGGLATLTGLRPHASQRDLDDAREHLADFSLIAHALQEAAHPLLAKESAPRIIRLTRREVECLRWAAEGLTAGEIAEKLNRSLATISLHLTSAMHKLGAKNRVQAVARAVHYRLLDQ; this comes from the coding sequence ATGCAGGCCAAGGTGGCTGAACTCAATTCCCGTCTGGCGTCGGACGATAGCCTGGACGAACAGATGGACAGCGTCGCCGACCTGGCGGCGCAGCTGGGCTTCGATGCCCTGGTGTACGACTACAGCCCGGTGCCGTTGGACCACACCGGCGAGCTGATCACCCCCGCTGTGGTCCGCCTGCGGCAGACGCCGAAGGACTGGCAAGACCTGTGGTGTTCGGAGGGCTTCTACCAGATCGACCCGGTGCAGCAGGTGGCAGTGTCGTCCATCGGGCCTTTTGTCTGGTCATACCTGCCCAAGGGCGAAACTGTCTTGCAACGTCTGATCGATCGGCGTCATGCCCCGGTGGTCGGCTACCTGCACGATGCGCAATTGACCTGCGGGGTAACCGTGCCCATTCACCTGCCGCGCGGCGGCCTGGCGACCCTGACCGGCCTGCGTCCCCACGCCAGCCAGCGCGACCTGGATGACGCTCGGGAACACCTTGCCGACTTCAGCTTGATCGCCCATGCCCTGCAGGAGGCCGCCCATCCTTTGTTGGCCAAGGAGTCGGCCCCTCGCATCATCCGCCTGACCCGCCGCGAGGTGGAGTGTCTGCGCTGGGCCGCCGAAGGCCTGACGGCGGGGGAGATCGCCGAGAAACTCAATCGCTCGCTGGCGACGATTTCCCTGCACCTGACCTCGGCCATGCATAAGCTGGGGGCCAAGAACCGTGTCCAGGCGGTCGCCCGGGCGGTGCATTACCGCCTGCTCGACCAATAA
- a CDS encoding proline iminopeptidase-family hydrolase produces MWREMQPDQQFDVEVDGHNLVVYSFGAGDEVLLCLNGGPGLPCDYLRDAHAWLKDQGIRVVAFDQLGTGASDRPDDDSLWNITRYVAEVEQVRQALDLGRVHMLGHSWGGWLAIEYAIHHPQSLKSLILENTVGDIPHLITELARLRGALGSETVAMMQRHEATGNLDHPQYQAAITLLNYRHVCRLDEWPAPIQRSLGDWNMGPYTTMQGPNEFLYTGNLKDWNRLEQMGEFRMPVLITTGQHDELTPACAMRMKLALHGRAELHVFPNSSHMPFYEEPQAYFPVLLDFLQRNRG; encoded by the coding sequence ATGTGGCGAGAGATGCAACCTGACCAGCAGTTCGATGTAGAGGTCGACGGCCACAATCTCGTGGTGTACAGCTTTGGCGCAGGGGACGAGGTGCTGCTGTGCCTCAATGGTGGGCCTGGGCTGCCCTGCGACTACCTGCGCGACGCCCATGCCTGGCTCAAGGACCAGGGCATCCGCGTGGTTGCCTTCGACCAGCTCGGCACCGGCGCCTCCGACCGCCCGGATGACGACAGCCTGTGGAACATCACCCGCTACGTGGCCGAGGTCGAGCAGGTGCGCCAGGCCCTGGACCTCGGTCGCGTGCATATGCTGGGGCATTCCTGGGGCGGCTGGCTGGCGATCGAGTACGCCATCCATCACCCGCAGTCGCTGAAAAGTCTGATTCTCGAGAATACTGTCGGCGACATCCCACACCTGATCACCGAGCTTGCACGCCTGCGCGGCGCCCTGGGCAGCGAAACCGTGGCGATGATGCAGCGCCACGAGGCCACGGGCAATCTCGACCACCCCCAGTACCAGGCCGCCATCACCCTGCTCAACTACCGTCACGTCTGTCGGCTGGATGAATGGCCGGCGCCGATCCAGCGCTCGCTGGGCGACTGGAACATGGGCCCCTACACCACCATGCAGGGCCCCAACGAGTTCCTTTATACCGGCAACCTCAAGGACTGGAACCGCCTCGAACAGATGGGCGAATTCCGCATGCCGGTGCTGATCACCACCGGTCAGCACGACGAACTGACGCCGGCCTGCGCCATGCGCATGAAGCTCGCCCTGCACGGCCGCGCCGAGCTGCATGTGTTCCCCAACAGCAGCCATATGCCGTTCTACGAAGAGCCCCAGGCCTATTTCCCGGTGTTGCTGGACTTCCTGCAACGCAACCGGGGTTGA
- a CDS encoding ABC transporter permease encodes MSLARYRFVLIRPLQLLPVLLGISIITFVLVRAIPGDPARVLLGARSTPDAIAKIRAQFGLDEPIWVQYLYFLKNLLNGDLGKSLLYKVDALPLIAGRIEPTLLLVLGSVLLALLIAVPLATLAARRKGGWADNLIRLFTTAGLGLPAFWLGLMLILLFSVHWGLFPVSGYGRTWPDKLHHLVLPCLTIALALSAVLVRNLRASILLELQADHVTAARARGLGEGAILRRHILPNAMLPTINLLAVNIGWLISGTVVIESLFSLPGVGQLLVRGIFTRDYMVVQGVAMVLACATVAVNFIADVVTTALDPRVHIQ; translated from the coding sequence ATGAGCCTGGCCCGCTACCGGTTCGTCCTGATCCGTCCGTTGCAATTGCTCCCGGTGCTATTGGGCATCAGCATCATCACCTTCGTGCTGGTGCGCGCGATCCCGGGCGATCCGGCGCGGGTGCTGCTGGGGGCGCGCAGCACGCCGGACGCGATCGCGAAGATTCGCGCCCAGTTCGGCCTCGACGAGCCGATCTGGGTGCAGTACCTCTACTTCCTGAAGAACCTGCTCAACGGCGACCTGGGCAAATCGCTGCTGTACAAGGTCGATGCCCTGCCCCTGATCGCCGGCCGCATCGAGCCCACTTTGTTGCTGGTGCTGGGCAGCGTGCTGCTGGCGTTGCTGATCGCCGTGCCGCTGGCCACCCTCGCCGCGCGGCGCAAGGGCGGCTGGGCCGACAACCTGATCCGCCTATTTACCACCGCGGGCCTCGGCTTACCGGCTTTCTGGCTGGGGTTGATGCTGATCCTGCTGTTCAGCGTGCATTGGGGCCTGTTCCCGGTGTCCGGCTACGGCCGGACCTGGCCCGACAAGCTGCACCACCTGGTACTGCCGTGCCTGACCATCGCCCTGGCGCTCTCGGCGGTGCTGGTGCGCAACCTGCGCGCGAGCATCCTCCTGGAGCTGCAGGCCGACCACGTCACCGCAGCCCGCGCTCGGGGCCTGGGGGAAGGCGCGATTCTGCGCCGGCACATCCTGCCCAACGCCATGCTGCCCACCATCAACCTGCTGGCGGTCAACATCGGCTGGCTGATCAGCGGCACCGTGGTGATCGAGAGCCTGTTCTCGCTGCCCGGGGTCGGCCAGCTGCTGGTGCGCGGCATCTTCACCCGCGACTACATGGTGGTCCAGGGCGTGGCAATGGTGCTGGCCTGCGCCACGGTGGCGGTGAACTTCATTGCCGACGTGGTGACCACCGCCCTCGACCCGCGGGTACACATCCAATGA
- a CDS encoding ABC transporter permease codes for MSQSPALPLRWRLAWHLGNGRLTLYCGLAIVLGWCLLALCAPWIAPFDPLAQNADLRLAAPSLGHPFGTDNFGRDILSRVIWGARIDLQMALIGVIFPFLLGTCIGAVSGYVGGLLDNACMRLVDIVLAFPFLVLMLAIMAILGPGLGSFYIAMALVGWVSYARLIRSQILVLKQGDFALAARSLGFSHRRVLFGHLLPNALFGSVVFCMSDAVLVLLNGAAVSYLGLGVQPPTPEWGTMVAEGQSFITSAWWICTFPGLAVVTLAMGFSLLADGVAERLGDRT; via the coding sequence ATGAGCCAGAGCCCCGCACTGCCATTGCGCTGGCGCCTGGCCTGGCACCTGGGCAATGGCCGCCTGACGCTTTACTGCGGCCTGGCGATCGTCCTCGGCTGGTGCCTGCTGGCCCTGTGCGCGCCGTGGATCGCGCCGTTCGATCCGCTGGCGCAGAACGCCGACCTGCGTCTGGCCGCGCCCAGCCTTGGTCACCCGTTCGGTACCGACAACTTTGGCCGCGACATCCTTTCACGGGTGATCTGGGGCGCGCGCATCGATCTGCAGATGGCGCTGATCGGGGTGATTTTCCCGTTCCTGCTCGGCACCTGCATCGGCGCGGTTTCCGGCTATGTCGGCGGTTTGCTGGACAACGCCTGCATGCGCCTGGTCGATATCGTCCTGGCCTTCCCGTTCCTGGTGCTGATGCTAGCGATCATGGCCATCCTCGGCCCGGGCCTGGGCAGCTTCTACATCGCCATGGCCCTGGTCGGCTGGGTGTCCTATGCGCGGCTGATCCGCTCGCAGATCCTGGTACTCAAGCAAGGCGATTTCGCCCTGGCAGCCAGGAGCCTGGGCTTCAGCCACCGGCGCGTGCTGTTCGGCCACCTGCTGCCCAACGCCCTGTTCGGCTCGGTGGTGTTCTGCATGTCGGACGCCGTGCTGGTGCTGCTCAACGGCGCGGCCGTCAGCTACCTGGGCCTTGGCGTGCAGCCGCCCACCCCGGAGTGGGGCACCATGGTGGCCGAGGGGCAGAGTTTCATTACCAGCGCCTGGTGGATCTGCACCTTCCCGGGCCTGGCGGTGGTGACCCTGGCCATGGGCTTCAGCCTGCTGGCCGACGGCGTCGCCGAGCGTCTGGGAGACCGCACATGA
- a CDS encoding ABC transporter ATP-binding protein: MSPALLQVRELSVIARAGQRDITLVDRLSFDLGEGEILGLVGESGSGKTLACRGLMRLLPSPNLRLEGQAVRLAGNDLLRLDEAGMLRMRGRELGMIFQNPSSHLDPLMRIGAQIAEGIRLHQGASRREARAEAIEVLRQVGIPDPKTRVDSYPHEFSGGMRQRAMIAVALGCNPKVLIADEPTTALDVTVQAQILRLLLELRDRRGLSMILISHDLGVVAQTCDSIAVMYAGRLCEHGAKQALLSQPRHPYSAGLLACHPAARRHAGLMNTIAGQPPLLDALPAGCRFEPRCPQATPDCRAQLPELRVTGPGHRLACHTPLLAGGLS; the protein is encoded by the coding sequence ATGAGCCCTGCCCTGCTCCAGGTCCGCGAACTGAGCGTCATCGCCCGCGCCGGCCAACGTGATATCACCCTCGTCGATCGCCTGTCGTTCGACCTCGGTGAGGGTGAGATCCTCGGCCTGGTGGGTGAAAGCGGCTCGGGCAAGACCCTGGCCTGTCGCGGCCTGATGCGCCTGCTGCCGTCGCCCAACCTGCGCCTCGAAGGCCAGGCCGTGCGCCTGGCCGGCAACGACCTGCTGCGCCTGGACGAGGCCGGGATGCTCCGTATGCGCGGTCGCGAGCTGGGCATGATCTTCCAGAACCCCAGCAGCCACCTCGACCCGCTGATGCGCATCGGCGCGCAGATCGCCGAGGGCATCCGCCTGCACCAGGGCGCCTCGCGGCGCGAAGCGCGGGCCGAGGCCATCGAAGTGCTGCGCCAGGTCGGCATCCCCGATCCGAAAACCCGCGTCGACAGCTATCCCCATGAGTTCTCCGGCGGCATGCGCCAACGGGCGATGATCGCCGTGGCCCTGGGCTGCAACCCCAAGGTGCTGATCGCCGACGAGCCGACCACGGCGCTGGACGTCACCGTGCAGGCGCAGATCCTGCGCCTGCTGCTGGAGCTGCGCGACCGCCGCGGCCTGTCGATGATCCTGATCAGCCACGACCTCGGCGTGGTCGCGCAGACCTGCGACAGCATCGCCGTGATGTACGCCGGGCGCCTGTGTGAACACGGCGCCAAGCAGGCCCTGCTGAGCCAGCCGCGCCACCCCTACAGCGCCGGGCTGCTGGCCTGTCACCCTGCGGCGCGGCGGCATGCGGGGCTGATGAACACCATTGCCGGGCAACCGCCGCTGCTCGACGCCCTGCCCGCAGGATGCCGCTTCGAACCGCGCTGCCCCCAGGCCACGCCTGACTGCCGGGCACAATTGCCGGAACTGCGCGTCACCGGCCCCGGCCATCGCCTGGCCTGCCATACCCCGCTACTGGCCGGAGGCCTGTCATGA
- a CDS encoding ABC transporter ATP-binding protein — protein MTTLLQVNDLHVQFPAPGGGLLNLRPRKVNAVNGASLNLSAGQALGLVGESGCGKSTLARAILQLTPSSSGQVLFDGSDMRQGNRVDIERLRRETAMIFQDPYSALNPRQRIGQILAEVLQVQRKVPAAQIPARVAELLGLVGLRAELAERKPGSLSGGQCQRVGIARALAVEPRLIVADECVAALDVSIQGQIINLLLELRQRMGLALLFITHDLGVVRHLCDRVAVMYLGRIVEEGPVAEVFDDPRHPYTAALVQSIADIDPARRLPQQPLAGEPPSPLQPPSGCAFHPRCRHALPQCGTGMPPSHAEGGRYHACVHPRLPC, from the coding sequence ATGACCACGCTGTTGCAGGTCAACGACCTGCATGTGCAGTTCCCCGCCCCGGGCGGCGGCCTGTTGAACCTGCGTCCACGCAAAGTCAATGCCGTCAACGGCGCTTCGCTGAACCTCTCCGCCGGTCAGGCCCTGGGCCTGGTGGGCGAGTCGGGTTGCGGCAAGAGCACCCTGGCCCGGGCCATCCTGCAACTGACCCCTTCCAGCAGCGGCCAGGTGCTGTTCGACGGCAGCGACATGCGCCAGGGCAACCGCGTGGATATCGAGCGTCTGCGCCGCGAGACCGCGATGATCTTCCAGGACCCGTACAGCGCGCTCAATCCACGCCAGCGCATCGGCCAGATCCTCGCCGAGGTGCTGCAGGTGCAGCGCAAGGTGCCCGCCGCGCAGATCCCCGCCCGGGTCGCCGAACTGCTCGGCCTGGTCGGCCTGCGCGCGGAACTTGCCGAGCGCAAGCCCGGTTCGCTCAGTGGCGGCCAGTGCCAGCGGGTCGGCATCGCCCGGGCGCTGGCCGTCGAGCCGAGGCTGATCGTCGCCGACGAGTGCGTTGCCGCCCTCGACGTGTCGATCCAGGGGCAGATCATCAACCTGCTGCTGGAACTACGCCAGCGCATGGGCCTGGCCCTGCTGTTCATCACCCACGACCTGGGCGTGGTACGCCACCTGTGCGACCGGGTAGCGGTGATGTACCTGGGGCGGATCGTCGAGGAAGGCCCGGTGGCCGAGGTCTTCGACGACCCGCGCCATCCCTACACCGCCGCGCTGGTGCAGTCCATCGCCGACATCGACCCGGCCCGGCGCCTGCCGCAGCAGCCGCTGGCCGGCGAGCCACCGAGCCCGCTGCAGCCACCGTCCGGCTGCGCCTTTCACCCACGTTGTCGCCACGCGTTGCCCCAGTGCGGCACAGGTATGCCCCCCAGCCACGCAGAAGGTGGCCGCTACCATGCCTGCGTCCACCCGCGACTGCCGTGCTGA
- a CDS encoding ABC transporter substrate-binding protein: MKPTALKLLTAAVLAASTLAGGMAQAAGVLTIGCREESTTFDPIKSAQNRDSWVFANVYDVLVRVDNSGTKLLPGLAESWKISDDGLTYTFKVREAKFSDGSALTASDAAFSLLRIRDNPGSLWSDSYKIIDKAEAPDDRTLVVTLKSKSVPFLAQLATANVSILSKKAMDAIGEEAYAQQPVTSGAFKVKEWLRGDRVILEKNPYFWEADKVSLDGVEWISIPDDNTRMLKVQAGELDSAIFVPFSRVDALQKDKSLTIHIDPSTREDHLLINHEKGLLGKVEVREAIDLAIDKKALVETVTFGHGETAYSYIPKGALYHNANNPQRPFDPAKARELLKKAGAEGLKVNYVVNAGNEADEQIAVLVQKQLADVGITANLQKVDPTQSWQMLVDGDYDLSVMYWTNDVLDPDQKTTFVLGHDTNQNYMTRYHNDKVKDLVAAARVETDPVKRGQMYQDLQKLAKQDVHWIDLYYSPYINISRSNIQNFLQNPLGRFTLEETVKLEAGQKTAQN; the protein is encoded by the coding sequence ATGAAACCCACCGCATTGAAGTTACTCACCGCCGCCGTGCTGGCCGCCAGCACCCTGGCCGGCGGCATGGCCCAGGCCGCCGGCGTGCTGACCATCGGCTGCCGCGAGGAGAGCACTACCTTCGACCCGATCAAGAGCGCGCAGAACCGTGACAGCTGGGTCTTCGCCAACGTCTACGACGTGCTGGTGCGCGTCGACAACAGCGGCACCAAGCTGCTGCCGGGCCTGGCCGAAAGCTGGAAGATTTCCGACGACGGCCTGACTTACACCTTCAAGGTCCGCGAAGCCAAGTTCTCCGATGGCTCGGCGCTGACTGCCAGTGATGCCGCGTTCTCCCTGCTGCGCATCCGCGACAACCCCGGCTCGCTGTGGTCCGACTCCTACAAGATCATCGACAAGGCCGAAGCGCCGGACGACCGCACCCTGGTGGTGACCCTGAAGAGCAAGTCGGTGCCGTTCCTCGCGCAACTGGCCACCGCCAACGTGTCGATCCTGTCGAAAAAGGCCATGGACGCCATCGGCGAGGAAGCCTACGCCCAGCAGCCGGTGACCTCCGGCGCGTTCAAGGTCAAGGAATGGCTACGCGGCGACCGCGTGATCCTGGAGAAGAACCCCTACTTCTGGGAGGCCGATAAAGTCAGCCTGGACGGCGTCGAGTGGATCTCTATCCCCGACGACAACACGCGGATGCTCAAGGTCCAGGCCGGTGAGCTGGACTCGGCGATCTTCGTGCCGTTCTCCCGCGTCGACGCGCTGCAGAAGGACAAGAGCCTGACCATCCATATCGACCCGTCGACCCGCGAGGACCACCTGCTCATCAACCATGAGAAAGGCCTGCTGGGCAAGGTCGAGGTACGCGAGGCCATCGACCTGGCAATCGACAAGAAGGCGCTGGTGGAAACCGTGACCTTCGGCCATGGCGAAACGGCCTATTCGTACATTCCCAAGGGCGCGCTGTACCACAATGCCAACAACCCGCAACGCCCGTTCGACCCGGCCAAGGCCCGTGAACTGCTGAAGAAGGCCGGTGCCGAGGGGCTGAAGGTCAACTACGTGGTCAACGCCGGCAACGAGGCCGACGAGCAGATCGCCGTGCTGGTGCAGAAGCAGCTGGCCGATGTCGGCATCACCGCCAATCTGCAGAAAGTCGACCCGACCCAGAGCTGGCAGATGCTGGTCGATGGCGACTACGACCTGTCGGTGATGTACTGGACCAACGACGTGCTCGACCCGGACCAGAAGACCACCTTCGTGCTTGGTCACGACACCAACCAGAACTACATGACCCGCTATCACAACGACAAGGTCAAAGACCTGGTGGCCGCGGCACGGGTGGAGACCGACCCGGTCAAACGCGGACAGATGTACCAGGACCTGCAGAAGCTGGCCAAGCAGGACGTGCATTGGATCGACCTGTACTACAGCCCGTACATCAACATCTCGCGCAGCAATATCCAGAACTTCCTGCAGAACCCGTTGGGGCGTTTCACGCTCGAGGAGACCGTGAAGCTGGAGGCCGGTCAGAAGACCGCGCAGAACTGA
- a CDS encoding DUF3142 domain-containing protein, translating to MPANPSLRHLFFCVALGALAGCRPEPAPPLDQQLYIWQRQWQPAHEQALADSRADFSTLRVLALQAQPKAGWSRALVDLPRLKADGRSVIAVVRLDGQLPGLDLQEAGTQVALLLAEWQAAGVLLSGLEIDHDSGSARLAGYGEFLLKLRAQLPPGLKLSITALPAWLDSPHLPALLQAVDSSVLQVHAVSDPRRGLFDPAQARQWAERWGRVSVKPFYLALPAYGVALLPDSGGAPIVESETPLNRGGERRELLADPQQLSDLGRQLRTQPPAHLAGLIWFRLPLPGDRRAWSLTTLKAVARGDALASAWRVELSSQAGLYDISLVNVGNLDLPVPARVALNVESCEVADGVNGYRVQQSPQHLVFNRQSSVRIAAGGRRVLGWARCHGIDQGAWNVYP from the coding sequence ATGCCCGCCAACCCGTCCCTGCGTCACCTGTTCTTCTGTGTTGCGCTCGGAGCGCTCGCCGGCTGCCGGCCTGAGCCCGCACCGCCGCTCGACCAGCAGCTCTATATCTGGCAACGCCAATGGCAACCCGCCCACGAGCAGGCCCTGGCGGACAGCCGCGCCGACTTTTCGACCTTGCGCGTACTGGCCTTGCAAGCGCAGCCCAAGGCCGGGTGGAGCAGGGCGCTGGTCGACCTGCCACGGCTCAAGGCCGATGGTCGATCGGTGATCGCGGTGGTGCGCCTGGATGGCCAACTCCCGGGGCTCGACCTGCAGGAGGCAGGCACCCAGGTGGCGCTGCTGCTGGCGGAATGGCAGGCTGCGGGGGTACTCCTGAGCGGGCTGGAGATCGACCATGACAGCGGCAGCGCCCGCCTTGCGGGCTATGGCGAATTTCTCCTGAAACTGCGCGCACAACTGCCGCCGGGCCTGAAGCTGAGCATCACCGCGTTGCCCGCCTGGCTTGACAGCCCGCACCTGCCGGCGCTGTTGCAGGCGGTGGACAGCAGCGTGCTGCAGGTGCATGCGGTGAGCGATCCGCGGCGCGGCCTGTTCGACCCTGCCCAGGCCAGGCAATGGGCCGAACGCTGGGGCAGGGTCAGCGTAAAACCGTTCTACCTGGCCTTGCCAGCCTATGGCGTCGCGCTGCTGCCCGATAGCGGCGGCGCGCCGATTGTGGAAAGCGAAACGCCCTTGAACCGTGGTGGCGAACGCCGCGAACTGCTGGCCGATCCACAACAACTTTCGGACCTGGGCCGGCAACTGCGCACCCAGCCGCCTGCGCACCTGGCCGGTTTGATCTGGTTCCGCCTGCCGCTGCCTGGCGACCGCCGCGCCTGGAGCCTGACCACGTTGAAGGCGGTGGCGCGTGGCGATGCACTTGCCAGCGCGTGGCGGGTCGAACTGTCCAGCCAGGCCGGACTTTACGACATCAGCCTGGTCAACGTCGGCAATCTCGACCTGCCGGTGCCTGCACGGGTGGCGTTGAACGTCGAATCCTGCGAGGTGGCCGACGGAGTCAACGGCTACCGCGTGCAGCAATCCCCCCAACACCTCGTCTTCAACCGCCAGTCCAGCGTGCGCATCGCCGCTGGCGGCCGGCGCGTCCTCGGCTGGGCGCGCTGCCATGGAATCGATCAAGGAGCATGGAATGTCTACCCGTAA
- a CDS encoding 3-dehydroquinate synthase: protein MKRSRGYRALLQRGPGKHFWLSVLCFSGLVIASFVLFEQQIQNFLFHLEQFLPSTPAQMLTLALLLIGLLALDVVLPVPSSMVALLAVATLGSVGGYLVIFIGLCLGAGLGYALGAGYFRLLSSRLGLHQRQPGQLAYRLGTLSLICLRGVPVLAETSVVAAGMQHYPLRAFILVTTLANAGLALAYSAIGTFLVAQNALLVTLLAGMVLPALFIAGYSLFKALRKGEALRGRFTVSYDYPVVFTEHLFDPLNTCLHRQLTAQQRGRVTVLVFADEQLLRCAPHLAGQIDAYFAAHAADLNLKAAPIAVPAGELSKDAQVLQQLYSAMLSHGLDRHCFVLALGGGAVLDTVGYACATFHRGMRLIRIPSTVLAQNDAGIGVKNGINAFGQKNLLGAFYPASAVINDFQLLTTLPHRDRIAGLAEAVKVALIKDRAFFEWMEREADALAHFDHPASRYAIRRCAELHLGHITGAGDPFERGNGRPLDYGHWAAHKLENLSQHRLRHGEAVAVGMALDGLYANALGLLSDADSERVISLLLRLGFNLCPPELSLKDAHGRSRVLLGLEEFRQHLGGQLSIPMLSSIGTSVDLHQIDDALMEQALLRLVSQRAPLTLGEGYAQ, encoded by the coding sequence ATGAAGCGCAGCCGCGGGTATCGTGCGCTCTTGCAAAGAGGGCCGGGTAAACATTTCTGGTTGTCAGTACTGTGCTTCTCAGGCCTGGTGATCGCCAGCTTTGTATTATTCGAACAACAGATCCAGAACTTCCTCTTCCACCTCGAACAGTTCCTGCCTTCGACCCCCGCCCAGATGCTTACCCTGGCGTTGCTGCTGATCGGCCTGCTGGCGCTGGACGTGGTACTACCCGTGCCGTCGAGCATGGTCGCGCTGCTTGCGGTGGCGACGCTTGGCAGCGTTGGCGGCTACCTGGTGATCTTCATCGGCCTGTGCCTGGGTGCCGGGCTGGGGTATGCGCTGGGGGCCGGGTATTTTCGCCTGCTATCCAGCCGCCTGGGCCTGCACCAGCGCCAGCCGGGGCAACTGGCGTATCGGCTGGGCACGCTGTCGTTGATCTGCCTGCGCGGCGTGCCGGTGCTGGCGGAAACCTCGGTGGTGGCGGCCGGCATGCAGCACTATCCGTTGCGCGCCTTCATCCTGGTCACCACCTTGGCCAATGCCGGCCTGGCACTGGCCTACAGCGCCATCGGCACCTTCCTGGTCGCGCAGAACGCGCTGCTGGTTACCCTGCTCGCCGGCATGGTCCTGCCCGCGTTGTTCATCGCCGGGTACAGCCTGTTCAAGGCCTTGCGCAAGGGTGAAGCACTGCGCGGGCGTTTCACGGTCAGTTACGACTACCCCGTGGTGTTCACCGAGCACCTGTTCGATCCGCTCAACACCTGCCTGCACCGCCAGCTCACCGCACAGCAGCGTGGTCGGGTAACGGTGCTGGTCTTCGCCGACGAACAGCTGCTGCGCTGCGCACCGCACCTGGCGGGCCAGATCGACGCCTACTTTGCCGCCCATGCCGCGGACCTGAACCTGAAAGCCGCGCCCATCGCCGTGCCGGCCGGTGAGCTGAGCAAGGACGCACAGGTATTGCAACAGCTGTACAGCGCCATGCTGAGCCATGGGCTGGACCGCCATTGCTTTGTCCTGGCCCTGGGCGGCGGCGCCGTGCTGGACACGGTCGGCTACGCCTGCGCCACCTTTCACCGGGGCATGCGCCTGATCCGCATCCCCAGCACGGTACTGGCACAGAACGACGCCGGCATCGGCGTGAAAAACGGCATCAACGCCTTCGGCCAGAAGAACCTGCTTGGCGCCTTCTACCCCGCCAGCGCGGTGATCAATGACTTCCAGCTGCTCACCACGCTGCCCCACCGCGACCGCATCGCCGGCCTGGCCGAGGCCGTCAAGGTGGCGCTGATCAAGGACCGCGCCTTCTTCGAGTGGATGGAGCGGGAGGCCGACGCCCTCGCCCACTTCGATCATCCGGCCAGCCGCTACGCCATCCGCCGTTGCGCCGAGCTGCACCTGGGGCACATCACCGGTGCCGGCGACCCCTTCGAGCGCGGCAACGGGCGGCCCCTGGACTACGGCCACTGGGCGGCGCACAAGCTGGAAAACCTCAGCCAGCACCGCCTGCGCCATGGTGAAGCGGTGGCGGTGGGCATGGCCCTCGACGGGCTCTATGCCAATGCCCTGGGTCTGTTGAGCGATGCCGACAGCGAGCGCGTCATCAGCCTGTTGCTCAGGCTTGGCTTCAACCTGTGCCCACCGGAGCTGAGCCTGAAAGATGCGCATGGGCGTTCGCGGGTATTGCTCGGGCTTGAGGAGTTCCGCCAGCACCTCGGAGGACAGCTTTCCATCCCCATGCTCAGCAGCATCGGTACATCGGTCGACCTGCACCAGATCGATGACGCTTTGATGGAACAGGCGCTGCTGCGGCTGGTCAGCCAGCGCGCGCCCCTCACCCTGGGCGAGGGCTACGCGCAATGA